In Oncorhynchus masou masou isolate Uvic2021 chromosome 31, UVic_Omas_1.1, whole genome shotgun sequence, the sequence CAATTTCCTTATGGTTcatataactcagtaaaatcttttaaatggtttcatgttgtttatatgtttgTTCAGTGTAGCTTGTTATCTTGATGTAGGCCTATTTATCATTGTAAATTAAAAAGTCATGTTCCAAGAGCAATGGAAGGGTGGATTTATTTTCTGCTCCATCTGTCAGAAAAGGGAGTAGGTGTACTAGTTATATAGGGCAGGTTGTAGGATGACATTATGAAAATATTCTCTAGTTTTAGTCCCTAGAGAGGAAAactatgaagagagagagataatatccAGGCCTTAATTGTAATAACATGAAACCTGTTTCTTTGAGAGCTGTGAAGACATGTCTGCAGATGTATTTATTAAAGATTTCCATTAGCTGCTGCTAAGGtcgcagctgctcttcctggggtccagcaacattaaggcagttatatacaataaAATATTACACTTAAcacatttcacaacacattaggggtgttccctcaggccactactcttaTCACATATCTACAATGAATCCCAAGAGACTGCTTGCACATCCTTGTATGCCATTATGTGTATTTATGTAAGCAAAATGTTGtatacaatacaaaacatactACAGCTTCAGCAGGCCAATCCTTCTCCTAGAGGTATGCAGGcttctgttccagcccagcactaacacacctgatttaacTTATCAAACCTAAAGGAGTTGATAATCATGTGCATTAttgctgggctggaatagaagtctacTCACCCAGTAGATCAGGGAGTGGAGCAAGGTTGGCTCCCCTCGCATATGGACTTTTTTTGTTCACCAAGTAAGTATGCTTTTATAATAGCCTACTTACTAAGATGTCTAAAATGTACAAACACGTTAGATTGTACATTTTGATTCATTGAAGTGAAGTGTTTCATCTTGTTTTAATTGTTAACTTAAAATATTATTAAAGATGAACTAGTGTTAATGTTCATTCATCACAGATCACAATTCTGCAAAAACAATTCTCGAATTTGTCTGTGTTGCTTCCTCAAATGAACATTACCTTTGTGTCCAGTTGTGTGCTCTCCAAATCGGTTTTATTTGATTGTCACCGTctcaagatatatatatatatatatatatatatatatatatatatcccatttagcagacgcttttgtccaaagcgacttacaagtcggctggggccactacttttgcatatgggtggccccagtgggaaacgaacccacgacgcttggcgttgcaagcgccatgctctaccgactgagccacacagataTCAGCCATGTGAACCCATTGTGCAGCTTATCAAAATGTCATGCCTCAACAATGCagccataggcctacagtatgatgACATAACTGGCCTAACGGATATGTGCAATCAATATGCCCATTGTCATTGTACATTGAAGCAGAGAACAGCTAAACTCAGTTTCCATATTGATGAGATCGATAATGCATGAGGCTAAGCATGCATGATCAAAATGTCCTACATGATGACTTTTATGACCAAATTGTCTAGTGCAAGTACAACCCTTGCATTCTAGGTacagtacattttttttttttaaatctggctATTTTTAGGTTAATTAAAAATGTCAAAAAAGAAAAATGTTGCGTGAGGAGATTTGTAATTCTACCTCGTTTACTTGCCGAGAATGATTTtagaacacagagagaaaaaTCTGAATATGAAGAATGCCATGGAGGATTGCAGATGatgttgatcaaatcaaatttaagtttgccacatgcaccgaatacaacaggtgttacagtgaaatgcttacttacatggtGGGTCAAGAGATTTGGAAAGCTACAATTTCCTTTACTCAAATGACCCATTCATGTGAAAGGTAGGCCTATTTATTTTACAGGAAGTATGCCATAATTATCAATGTCATTAGACAATGAAAGAGCCATAAGATAATGAGAATCATAATGTTAAGATACCATAACCCAATTAGTAGGATATTACATGGGTTATGGGATATTAAATGCAAGCTTTGTAAATTATACATTGTTATAATTTGTGTTACTGGTGATTTCTATCCTTTGGTGGGAAATCTCACAATTTGTTGACTTtgatcatagttttgatgtctaggTTGCTTGATGttcatagctagctagcagcacaaGCAAACATTGTTGTGCAAATCTCTTCACCCAACATCAACAGCAAAAATCTCTGCAGTCCTCCATGCCATTGACCTTAAGATTTTGTCTCTGTATTCTAGCAAAGCAAAATTATATAGAATTGGAAAACCCGACACAGCAATGATTTACGTTCCTCCATCTGCTTGTCTGTAACTAAATTACAGGTGGGACTGTTCCATAAAAGGACGATTTTCAAGCAAACATCTGCCCCTCACCTGATTGGTTAACAGCAGCGGTGGCCGCGTGTAATTTGCATAAAGCAGAACTGAACTTTATCGCGCCCCTCGCCTTCCCACAATTCCCTGTGCTGCGCTCCCGTTGAAAATGAATGGGGGCGGAACTTTGTCTCAAGCGAATTTGGAAGCGGTGTAAACCCTACCAGTACATACCGTAGCTTCTTCATACTCTTATTAGGCCAAACTAAGACATGTCGAAAAGGTCTGTAGTATGGCAGCATTTCATTGTAGTAATGGATGACGCCAAAAAAGTGGAATGCAAACTCTGCAAACAGCGGTTTGCTTACCATAGTTCGACAACGAATATGACATATCACTTGAAAACAGTAAGTTAGCATACTTTGTTTTTCTAGTTGCATGCTAAAACAGTGACAGGGTTTATATGCATGTGAACATCTCCAAATAATGTAATAACAATGGTATACATCATTAATTCAAATGTAGGCCTACTTAAATTTTAAACTTCGTGTATTTATAGGCGCATCCCCAGTACAGCACGAGCGCCTCCACTGCTAGCTCAGGTTTAACCCAAACCACCTTGGACCAGAATTCCCCAATCTcagaaaaaagaaagagagagataatggaTGGTATCGTGGACTTCATTGCCTTGGACATGAGGCCCGTTAACCTGATAGAGGGCGTGGGGTTTAAGGATATGATGAAAATCTTGGAGCCTGGTTACACTGTTCCCAAGAGAGAGACTGTTATGCATGCTCTGACAGCGAAATATGAGACCACAAAAGATAAGGTTTTGGAGTCTATCAAAAACAGCCAGGCAGTAAGTTTTACAACCGATATGTGGACCTCACTGAGGATGGAGTCATACATGACCGTAACTGCCCATTTCATTACGGAGGCCTGGGGACTGCAGTGTCTTGTGCTGGAGACAAAGCAAATGGAGGAGAATCACACCGCCGCCACCATTGCGCAGAGACTTGGAGAAGTGGCCGACAAATACGAAATCCCAGGATGTAAAAGGGTCGCTGTGGTACACGACAACGCCGCAAATATGATTTTGTGTGCAGATATACTGGGGCGGGATGAGAAATGGGCAGGCGTTAAAGGAATCAGATGTGCTGGACACACCTTACAGCTGTGCATCAACGCCACTCTCAATCAAGACCCCATATGTCGCACTGTGGTTGCAGCCAGACTCCTTGTGGCTCATTTTAAGAAGCGAACAAAAGCCAAAAAGGGACTAAAGGAGAAACAAAAAGAACAAAAGGTGGTTGAACATGTCCTGATCCAAGACGTTTCCATGCGGTGGAAGTCTTCTCAGACCATGTTAGCGCGCCTGATAGAACAGAGATGGCCTGTAACAGCAGTGCTCTCCGACCCCAACTACACTGGGGAAAATGAACGCAACCTCGATCTCACCCCAGCGCAATGGAACATGGCAGAGGACATTTCAAATGTGCTGAAGCCCATTGTCACCCTGACTGAGTTGCAGTCCGAGGAGGAAAATGCATCCTTATCTGCAACCATACCCATGCTGGCAAACCTCAAACGCCGCCACTTGGCACCAGTGGAGGACGACAGCCCCACCACTAAGAGTCTTAAAACAAGGCTGGTGGAGGAATCTGACAACAGATGGCAGCTCAAAGACCGACTATTTGAGAGTAGTATATACGTCCAAGCAGCAGTCGTAGACCCCCGCTTCAAGCTGCTTTCGTTCCTTGACGATGCAAAACGGGACGTAGCCTACATCAACGTGTCCCAGCTGGCCGACCGGTTGAGCgcggagggagacagagacagctcTACACCCACGGATGAAGAGGGACCCGCAccaaaaagaaaaaaaacagataagGAGCGGGAGATTGATATGCTAATGtgtggagatgagggagagaaagagtttcCGGGGGATAGCAAAAAAGAAGTTAAGTATTATCTCCAAGATAGAACGAAAGTCGACGCTGGACCACTCGCTTGGTGGGGGAAAAATGAGGACAGGTATCCGAGGCTGGCCAGAGCAGCGAAATACCTCCTCTCGATTCCGGCGACCTCTACTCCATCAGAGCGGATATTTTCCAAGGCAGGGTTTATATTCAATAAAACGAGGAGCTGCCTTCTGCCCGAAAATGTTGACAAGCTGGTGTTCCTGTCGCATAACTTGAAAAGATTGGGGAAGTAGGCTATTAAGCGGCACCCCAGGTCTATGTGAGTAAGTAGGCGAGTCCGATACAGTTGACAGATGGAGAAGATGAAACTATTATGCTAAATGTTTGGAATAGCCCATGCTTCTTTTTGTAGCCTATGCAAGCCATTTTATATGTTCAGCATTAGAGTTTAAGCTGATGTTGATACCATTTGGGGCTACACCTTGCTCTTTATTTTGTTATTCATGTATTTAATTCATAATTAAACATTTACTGTTTAATGTTCAACTCTGTTGATTGAATACTAGGCCTACTGGCTGTAACTGCTGCTTTTCATTATTTTAATTAAGCACAATTTAAAATAGTTACATTTGTTATGTTCTTAATTTGATATTTCCATTTTGCAATATCATATTTGAGAGAGAGTCCGTGATAAGCTTAGCTTTATTTaagctaggctactgtaggtataATTCAGATCGTTAAGTACCATGATAAAGACATTAGAAAGTTATCTGGTTGTGGTAAAAACAATAAGGCCACTGTGGTGTTTAAGCAGAGGTCCAGAGAGACAAAAAATTAAATGCTAATTTCTAGTGTCTTGAGAAATAGACATGAGCAAATTTACAAGGTTTTAGATGGGCCTTGCAGAGTTGCATCTACTCTGTATGGTACAGTCCAATCTGTTTCAGGGCCATTCATACTGTACGGCACACCAGTGTGACAtaatatacacacattatatattcAATTAAACAACCATTTTGTACTCCCTCTGCTACTGTGAGGAATTTCCTAGTATTTCTCACTTCCCATGTCAGGTTGTTACTACTGCTgctctacatactgtatggttTGAAACTAAAACATATTTCCAACTTAGTAACCAGCAAAGTGCACAGTTAAACTGAGTTACATATAAACAAAAAAAGTAGGTATGAAAGGTCAAACAAAAGTTAATCAAGCTCCACTCTACAAAATAATCACAAAATATGGCTGCCCCTCTCCTGCATGATATGAACACATGAAATACACCCTCTAGACCATGGATGGgtaacatggggggggggggggggggggaatcacaAAAATCTGGACTCAACATGAGAGGCTGAAGTAGTTCTCTGGTTTGTGTAGACATCCATACCCACACCTGGAGTCAGAGCCGGCCCTAGCCTTCTGGGGGCCCTAGCCACCTTggtaattcaaccatgattaGTAGTAAGTTTAGGTAGCTGGCTAGACAATTTTACcaataaaaaataattataaaTGTAGCTCatatgggctaattgagtgactgacaaAGAGGAAAAACTACTGATGCCCAACCACATTTCAAAATTGCACTGTGTATTCTACTACTACAACTCTCAAAAGTAAGTTGAGCCCCCGACTAAGTTATTAAAATGTTTATTTGACTTGCTTCTAACATTAGGGGGGCATGTCCCCTTCTAAAGTTCTAAGGAAAGGGGAATGGAACAATACTCAAATCAACATCAAATGGCATTCTCTCATCCGGCAGCCTTTTCCTGACATGGCAAAATTGTCTGTAGCACAGTTCCCCACTCCTCTGCCACAGGTGTGTGGAACTGGCTCATTAGGAGTGCTGTTGTGGGGCGCGGCCGATGCAGTGGCCTTCCAAGGTGCTGAACTGAATCTTCAGTGAGCTTTCTCTCCAGCGTTGGCTAGCGGTTGCTCTCCACGGTTCTGAAAGATCATCTTCAGTGCGCCGTTCAATTGTGTCGGGAACAGGTTCTTGATATCGGACTCCCTCTTTCGTCATTTGTGTCTTAATGATTTCAACAGTGCGCTTAAAGCATCAGAGaagctcagtgcatatagttAGTTTTcttaaaacacatagggtgtgtatTGTATGGAAAAAAATGCACATTTAAATAGTTCCACCAATCGATTGGACGGCCGACTAAGATtatttattctttttttttttacgttgGTGGAGCTTTTGACAGTGTAACAGCACATTGAATGTAAAAGTTAAACGTCATCCTTAGTGATgttagggacggcaggtagcctagtggtaagagcgttgggccagtaaccgaaaggttgctacatcgaacccccgagctgacacggtACAAATATGTCATTcagctcctgaacaaggcagttaactcactgttcctaggccgtcattgtaaataagaatttgttctaaacggactttcctagttaaatattattatttttaagtaGTGCACTTCTCAAAGGATGGCCAGCCAGAGTACTCACCCCTCCTGCAGGTTGCTGCCTGACTTCCAGAAGAGGCAGCCCAATCCCACATACAGCATTAAGGTCCTCTGGAGGAGCTCTGCCAGGAGAGAGTTAGTGTTTAATAACCAGACGAACACaacattcagatagaaatgtattgtgtagaaCATATCATCAGTCATGTAGAATAGAGAATTGTGTATGCTCGATCCATTACAAGCCTAGGGGGTAAGGGCTAGTCTCTGAATGGGATACCAAGTCCGATGCGTTCTTACGTCACAAGTGTTTCCGTGGTCAGAGGCAGAGCTCCGGTCCTGGTCTGGGCGAACATGTCAAAGTCGTCCTGAGGCTTACAGCTGGGCAGAGAGCTCAGAGTGCTGCTCACACTGTCACCCACATCTGAGTCACAACAAAAGGACATCAGTTATATTGTTCAGACATAATAAAATATGAATTGCATGTGTTAAGAACATGTTATATTGCTGAAGGACCTGGTAAACAGTTCAAAGAGAACAAATTAATCAGCACTCTTACAGTAGATTCGTCTTTTACTAAATAGACTTGGATGGGGCGTATGTACAGTAACAGTGTCCAGGGAACATACCAAGGCCGGCTAGCCGAGAGGCCAGGGAGGCAGGTGAGGAAGGCCGTGCAGCGGGGGTGGTGTAGAAAGGGGGCAGGCTGGACGGGGGAGTGGTGGTGACCATGTTGCTGACGACAGCAGGAGagccagggcccaggtctatcAGGTTGTCCTCTGTAGCCTCACTGAGGACCTGCAAACAAAGGGGTATGAGAATGAGTGTGAAGAGTGCACGTGAGAgagtcaaatcaaaatcaaattgtattaatcACGTGCCAAataaaaacaggtgtagaccttagtgaaatgcttacttacgagcccctaatcaaaaatgcagttaaaaaaaaatacagataagaataagagataaagcTAAcaaaagtaattaaagagcaacagtaaaataacaacagtgagactatatacaggggggtactgatacagattcaatgtgcaggggcaccggttattgGTGGTCGTatctacatgtaggtagagttattaaagtgactatgcatagatgacaacagagtaacagtggtgtaaagaggaggggggggtgaaAATAGTCtcggtagccatttgactagatgttcaggagtcttatggcttggagtaGAAtatgtttagaagcctcttggacctagacttggcgctccatgcggtagcagagaaaacagtctgacTAGGCTGgttggagtctgacaatttttagggccttcctctgacactgcctggtatagaggtcctggatggcaggaagcttgaccccagtgatgtactgggccgttcacactaccctgtgtagtgccttgtggttgggggtcgagcagttgccataccaggcagtgatgcatccaccatgctctcaatggtgcagctagagaaccttttgaggatctgaggacccatgtcaaatcttttcagtctcgagggggaataggttgtcgtgccctcttcataacTGTTTTGGTGTGCTTGGACACGAAGAGAATGAAAGACCACTTTTAGGAGCCCACTCCAAACCGACTGCCAATTACATTTCCCATTAGTCACTACAACAAACAAAGCGATGAACTAGTCGCGAAGGGGAGGGGGACTACACAAAAAGGGCCCGACACTTGGCATTAGTTTTGTTCATCAATTTGACCAACAAAATGATTAGCTAGAACAAAGGTTCAGGCAAATAAAGCACATACGAATGTGAGAGGTCAGGGAAAATCCTAGGTTAGCTGGAGAAAAGCATGAATATGCCCATGAATGAGGAACAGTTGTAGTTTGTGGGAGTTTTGGTTAAGGGGGTAGGTACTCAGCCAGAAACAGTTAGTAAGAGAAATGCAATTAGATTTGATTGTGGTGAAGAATGAGCTGTTGTGTGCCTCTATGATTTTTCATTCATTTGTGCACAGCGCCTAGTTACCACAACTTTGCACTGGGTGTTGTTTTTTCTTTTGTCTGTGTAAGAGAACCTTGTGAAAGATGGGTGGTTGTGGGGTAGGGGGTATCTTTAGACATTCGGTAGATGTTGCCCCTTAGTCACAGATCTACGATCAGTTTACCCTCCCTGAATCCCAACTTTAACCATACAGGGAGGAAAAATcaaaactgatcttagatcaaCGTCTAGCGGCAACTTCATTATACTCCTAGTTTTAGACCGTATCTGGGTCAGTTACTGAGGGGGCTGTGCAGTTAAAACATGCCATGTGGAGCAGATGGGAGCAGGGTCAATATCATTCATTGATGTTTTAACAGTGTCACTTGGTGTCCAAATACATGTGACATACTAATTATTGGGGTGACTTTCATACTTGCCCATGTTAAATATCCATAAAGAAAAAAATACCATTAACATGCCTGGGCAACACGCCACGGTCATTGTGGGCATGATATTAACGGTACGGACAGCGACAGATGATCTAACATGCCTTAGCCTACATCTCTAGACAGAACAGTCAGTCTTTTAGTCAGACTCAACGACGTTACagaatgacaaaacatttgtaAGAAACAGGCATGCTATGGAAGATAAAGCATCAAGCAGAGATAGGAATAATATTATGCAAAGTATCAAATAGGAATAACATTATGCATTTGCATGCGCCAACCATGTACAAATAAGGAAGTGATGTCCTAGTTTGTGTttgtgggggggggttactgCCTATGGCCGTCACTGCTAACTCACCCCATTGTTGATACCCTGAGATGCTCTGCCTGACCGGAACCTCTCGTACCTGAGAGAAAAATGAAAATAACATGTCAAAATAACTGGTCCACGCTTGTTCATAACGACTGCGTTACATGAAGTCATCCATGCCTCTCATAGGAGAAAAGTGTTATTTGAGACAAATGTTAGCCATCGCTCAGTGATGAGagatgttagtgtgtgtgtgtgagctagcCTACCTGTCGTAGCGTAGGAAGATGTTGTTGAGGTCATCGTTGACGTGCAGTAGTTCCTCTGTGACCTCCTCGTTAGACACGCAGGAGATGAGCTCCACTATCCTCTGCTGCATGGCCCGGCATGTCCGGTTCAGCTCCTACAAACAGCACACAGGTTTACACACAGCAGCGTTACCCAGTCTGACATTAACTGTATAAAGGGCTAGACCCTGGGTTGTCAGAGATCTGAAAGGATCTGATGGCATGAGTGCTTTCATGGTGTACCAACTGCAGAAAAAGGAAACTACCAGTACAAACATTGAAAGCGCGCTCTCTCGTGACCTGTGGGAATACCCTTTTCGGTCAATCATCTTTTCTGTTTGTCAAGAAACCAGACCCTATAAATGAACTAACAATACCAGGGTCGAAGCTGACGTCATACAGTCAGAAAGGGGGTTGGAGTCTAACCTGCAGGAGCTCGTG encodes:
- the LOC135523661 gene encoding E3 SUMO-protein ligase ZBED1-like, which produces MSKRSVVWQHFIVVMDDAKKVECKLCKQRFAYHSSTTNMTYHLKTAHPQYSTSASTASSGLTQTTLDQNSPISEKRKREIMDGIVDFIALDMRPVNLIEGVGFKDMMKILEPGYTVPKRETVMHALTAKYETTKDKVLESIKNSQAVSFTTDMWTSLRMESYMTVTAHFITEAWGLQCLVLETKQMEENHTAATIAQRLGEVADKYEIPGCKRVAVVHDNAANMILCADILGRDEKWAGVKGIRCAGHTLQLCINATLNQDPICRTVVAARLLVAHFKKRTKAKKGLKEKQKEQKVVEHVLIQDVSMRWKSSQTMLARLIEQRWPVTAVLSDPNYTGENERNLDLTPAQWNMAEDISNVLKPIVTLTELQSEEENASLSATIPMLANLKRRHLAPVEDDSPTTKSLKTRLVEESDNRWQLKDRLFESSIYVQAAVVDPRFKLLSFLDDAKRDVAYINVSQLADRLSAEGDRDSSTPTDEEGPAPKRKKTDKEREIDMLMCGDEGEKEFPGDSKKEVKYYLQDRTKVDAGPLAWWGKNEDRYPRLARAAKYLLSIPATSTPSERIFSKAGFIFNKTRSCLLPENVDKLVFLSHNLKRLGK